aggtTTTAAGTTCTAATAACTAATATTGAAATGTAGAGTTGAGtagtaaaaaatttgatttttttaaaatttaaatttaaacataatagatgaaaaataatattgaaaatccAATGAAATTTTAGCTAACCATTGGATCTTCTTTTTCCTTTATCCGGCACTGCAATCCTGACATGGTAGCCGTAAGAGGGAGTAATTTGATGTGAAAATTTAATTGCTTCTCACATCACTATCTCCCATTTTTGGTGACATCCATTTAATTTCTCAACTGTATCCATCAACGCAATAAATTATAAGCCAACCACCAAATTATATTTGCCTTTCAAACCACACATGTATATGCTATATAAAGCACCACCTTTGCCCCTTCACTCAACACCATTTAAACTCCAAACACTAGTAGAAGGTTTAGTTTTACAAACATGGCTAGTTCCGGTGTCCTTAAGTTGGTTTCCATGATTCTCATGGTGTGCATGACGATGATGAGTGCACCCAAGGCAGCCAAAGCCGCCATCACGTGCAGCGACGTGGTGAACCACTTGATCCCGTGCTTGTCCTACGTACAAAACGGCGGTACACCCGCTGCTGCATGCTGCAGTGGGGTAAAAGCACTCTACGGCGAGGTTCAGACCTCCCCGGACCGCCAAAACGTGTGCAAGTGCATCAAATCGGCGGTGAACGGAATTCCGTACACCAGCAATAACCTCAATCTCGCAGCCGGCCTACCTGCTAAATGTGGTCTCCAACTCCCTTACAGCATCAGCCCCTCCACTGACtgcaacaagtaataaacatAACCATTTTACacactaaaaaagaaaaaggatattGTAAGCAGTTctgatttatgttattttaacttGTTGAATGTGTTCCACAGGGTGCAGTGaggttgatgatgatgatatgGAAGGAGTGGAAGAAGGTTCCAGCTCAGCTAGATAAAGTAGCTAGCTAAGGTTAAATAAGCTGTGTTGGTGTGTTGTTTTTTAGAAAATTCCATATATAatcggggaaagaaaaaaaaatagaaaatgtacTTTGTAACTGTATTTcgtatgtgatatatataatgtatcgtaatctttaattttttagtGATGCTACTACGTTTTATACGAGTCTGTAATGACAATAGCTTTCCCTTTTCCATATATAGGAAGGCTCGTTTGGAAATGTTATTTGCTTTAGATCCTTATTTGCCATAATCATAAAAacacttttaattaaaaaaaaccctaattatgAGCAACTAATGCACCAAGAAACATTACTTGTAATATTACAAAGAACTAATCCCCTATTACAAAGATAGAATAATATTTAAGTAGACTGTTTGTGAAGATTTTAAtctctaaaaaaatattataaaatattataaaaaatataataattttttaaatttacttataaaataaGCTATTAATATACCAAATACGCAAAATTTCCTGCACCAATCCAGCCTGTGTATCAAACACTAACATCCCCACAGGCTCCTCTGCACTCATAGTCGCCATATTATCCGCAGCAAtgcaaatatttatttatatttgaagaatatatactaaatatatattaaaattttcgaTATAttcatatgttatatatattatacatagacttatataaaaatatatattatacccATATTAAAGAATTACAAAACCgaaaataaatttatgaataaattacaaatatataattttataatattaaattaaaagaattcgTAAAAGAAGTGAAGTGGACGGTGAGAAGCAATGAATAAAGATTGTAAATATAACCTACATtcataaatacaaatattttcaaCATCTtacaccaaaaataaaaataaaaatttaacatcCGTTTAAAGATacataaaagttaaattattaaattaagtatCATATTAGCATTATTTCTCAGtaacattttatttaataatatttttatcttaaaaatatttttaaaaaacaatactAAATTGCATCTAAATTACTTTTAACCCTAACCAAAATATTCAAAGTTTGTTCCTAACATACAGGAAATAATTAACCACATTATAACATTGGCTGCCAATGCCATAATTAGACAATTTGTAGGTGTAAGTAACTTCTGTCACTCTTATGACAGCTAGCCCCACAAAACCCATCCATGAATGAATGCACATTTTATGATAATAGATAAGTGCCAACAACCCAAACCTCCAATATAACATAGATGGAACATTTCACCATtatctctctctctatatatattatGCTCTTTAATATTTCATTATATCGAGGACGGCCAACACCAGCATTTGTTCCTTTGTCCAATGTGACATTGACAATGACCCTGTCCATAAGGTGGTACTTTAAAGTAATTAAGCTCAAGGTTTAGTAGTAAAGTTTGGTGGTTTGATGATGCCATGTTTGAAGACTAAGTTAAAACTTATTGGTGGATAGTTCCAACAGCTAAATGCTAACAACTTTTacattcttttcttattttaactGCATaaacattgtaaaaaaaaaaaaaaagaagctagcAAAGTGTGTTCCAAAGAACTGGTAATTGGAATGGTGAATATGTGGTCGACAGTTGTTGTTTGAAAGCCAGTGGGAGCTCTCGTGGTCGTAGGTTCCACTTGTGTTGGTGACAGTGAAGCTCATATGCTTGAATGGATACTCAAATGATCCAAGTGGTAGTGAGGTCAGTCAAAACAGATATATATGGACCACAAGGCTTCGTTTTCCGATTACCTTGGCAGCTCAACTTTGGAAATTCGATACCgtaaaattcaaatacaaaatctCAAGATTCTCAAAACCTTCAACTTTATTATTGAGTCAATATTTCATTGACAAAAATTTATCCGtattaattaatatcaaataaaaaaaatatacatctAAGAtcatatttagatttattgtttttttttcgttagaaaaagaaaatacagattcatatatatattatatatatccaaATAATTCCTATTTTCTAGTAGGAATAGCATTTTGATATGATAGTAAATAGG
This window of the Gossypium hirsutum isolate 1008001.06 chromosome A09, Gossypium_hirsutum_v2.1, whole genome shotgun sequence genome carries:
- the LOC107928594 gene encoding non-specific lipid-transfer protein 3, with translation MASSGVLKLVSMILMVCMTMMSAPKAAKAAITCSDVVNHLIPCLSYVQNGGTPAAACCSGVKALYGEVQTSPDRQNVCKCIKSAVNGIPYTSNNLNLAAGLPAKCGLQLPYSISPSTDCNKVQ